One genomic window of Monodelphis domestica isolate mMonDom1 chromosome 1, mMonDom1.pri, whole genome shotgun sequence includes the following:
- the C1H15orf39 gene encoding uncharacterized protein C15orf39 homolog isoform X1, translating to MESLGLRQSGGGRQTVWWRQSGGDCLLKIVFQGASLETLAWISASTWFILLVCFVEWLVLSRPGSDAVMTGKRPPGPLDPVIYNKLAILEADAAHRPPAGLCKAGSLPGPGPEGHLGYKGTYFAYPVGGPEVGPDTLAGWNPHMASFGGVMAGPSLRADSMLMNCLLYQREAESVQPVEKSRDHAMRNLLLAQEKWTGHLDHRDPLLHATRGSPYLGMKGPGPPACAPLAAPKPVYRNPMCYVDPGYGPPSCLALGAPGAESGTKRPLDTDWTLAAPLLPQGNPHCSVASAASKTQHLEATFLPLPQTGPVGKESVGNVSSYQVALDKYRAIRSALFLDSKYPPPPPYGGHKKAAEGLPGSWAKLPQPPVPPYQERPPSHYPLALHEQPLLYPPGYPPPEKPNSSVLSMQSPNPYKGFGYGGSGLPGTYPRQQTPRGPCVPSSKLESCAYPTGPIQVSSPGLKAGTASSHESEPPATPKCQLDYFSQTPGYAFAPRDNLSLYGPALGAGGMSPTQDAARGKLGAPQHSAFQLVCQHAASGRPSLNPGPHGEAACPVSRPGKAEKPRQESEEKKWLYSFGKEETRPRPGLEDHPTTPIVIPDSPAPKTPPGTGCSDTVPSPKACPQEVPSPKECPQDPKPTEGTAAPCSPPMPIINNVFSLAPYRDYLDNQCEKVPELPLPKAQPLSTTCSLEPCPAAASEAYSELPKEAESKDGPEEESQGPLLLPCGELRVEPGTDPSSQCPPKEEVALDLSLKKPTVELSSGTLIQEGPTEPAPSSLAAETNKTIQEEQHRLPAPPPLVPSMVETIPRTSFHSSVAFMFRKFKILPPTPLLTIAPAPAPAPAPAPTPAAAPPLAPAPAPAPALAPAPAPAPPLAPAPAPAPTLVPAPAPAPALAPAPAPTLAPAPAPAQSASLQLFTQPLQVACFNMALPEPTPPAPPVASEPAPAASKASRGREAAPPKVGSTEQRFTGLHMSLCDAISGFVAHTSPEQLREWLEEAEESPSLPLPPSSSPAKGQSRPRRDTWLSCVGVKGLLAELLAQLETFLFTHRCPFPHVVRAGAIFVPIYLVKEKLFPRLPGSSVDHVLQEHRVELRPTTLSEERALRDCALDGCTSRMLKLLALRQLPDIYPDLLGLQWRDCIRRQLGECERQSPHAKAEAAPSEASTFQDVGSPSAHVEPGAPKAKKKRATPGPCSEEYGRLRATPETEPAPDGALAVEARGEAEGQAPLGLPGSLLRARFHRLLQAAWQDGLPLPTGRRRGLAQT from the exons AGTGGCTGGTCCTCAGCAGGCCGGGGTCCGACGCAGTGATGACAGGGAAGCGGCCGCCGGGGCCTCTGGACCCTGTGATATACAATAAGTTGGCCATCCTCGAGGCAGATGCTGCGCACAGGCCGCCCGCGGGGCTCTGCAAGGCGGGCTCCCTGCCTGGCCCGGGCCCCGAGGGCCACCTGGGTTACAAGGGAACGTATTTCGCCTACCCCGTGGGCGGCCCCGAGGTGGGCCCGGACACGCTGGCTGGCTGGAACCCCCACATGGCCTCCTTTGGGGGGGTGATGGCTGGGCCGTCCCTGAGGGCAGACAGCATGCTCATGAACTGTCTGTTGTACCAGCGGGAGGCGGAGAGTGTTCAGCCTGTGGAAAAGAGCCGGGACCACGCGATGAGGAACCTGCTCCTGGCCCAAGAGAAGTGGACGGGCCATCTGGACCACCGCGACCCACTTCTCCATGCCACCCGGGGTTCCCCGTACCTGGGCATGAAGGGGCCGGGGCCGCCAGCCTGTGCCCCCCTGGCAGCCCCCAAGCCTGTGTACCGGAACCCCATGTGTTATGTGGACCCGGGCTATGGGCCACCATCGTGTTTGGCACTCGGAGCTCCGGGGGCTGAAAGTGGGACCAAGCGGCCACTGGACACGGACTGGACGCTCGCTGCACCCTTATTGCCTCAGGGCAACCCCCACTGCTCCGTGGCCTCCGCGGCGAGCAAGACTCAACACCTGGAGGCTACCTTCCTGCCTTTGCCTCAAACTGGGCCAGTAGGCAAGGAGTCGGTGGGCAACGTTTCCTCCTACCAGGTCGCCTTGGACAAGTATCGTGCCATCCGGAGTGCCCTCTTCCTAGATTCCAAATACCCTCCGCCCCCGCCGTATGGAGGACACAAGAAGGCAGCTGAGGGGCTCCCAGGCTCCTGGGCAAAGCTTCCACAACCTCCAGTCCCCCCCTACCAGGAGCGGCCACCCTCCCACTACCCACTGGCACTGCATGAGCAGCCTCTGCTGTACCCACCGGGATATCCGCCCCCAGAGAAGCCTAACAGCTCTGTTCTTTCCATGCAGTCTCCTAACCCTTACAAGGGTTTCGGCTATGGGGGAAGTGGGCTCCCAGGCACCTACCCACGGCAGCAGACACCCCGCGGGCCCTGTGTCCCCTCTTCCAAGCTGGAAAGCTGTGCCTACCCCACAGGCCCCATTCAGGTGAGCTCCCCTGGCCTGAAAGCTGGGACAGCTTCCTCCCACGAGTCTGAGCCACCAGCTACCCCCAAATGCCAGCTAGACTACTTCTCTCAGACGCCAGGGTATGCCTTTGCTCCTCGGGACAACCTGTCCCTTTATGGTCCGGCCCTGGGGGCTGGAGGGATGTCGCCTACCCAGGATGCTGCCCGGGGCAAACTAGGAGCTCCTCAGCACAGTGCATTCCAGCTCGTGTGTCAGCACGCAGCAAGTGGGAGGCCAAGTCTGAACCCCGGACCCCACGGGGAGGCTGCTTGTCCTGTCTCCCGCCCTGGGAAAGCCGAGAAGCCCAGGCAAGAGTCTGAGGAGAAGAAGTGGTTGTATAGCTTTGGAAAAGAAGAAACCAGACCCAGGCCTGGGTTGGAAGACCATCCCACAACACCCATCGTCATCCCCGACAGTCCTGCCCCAAAGACTCCACCTGGCACTGGCTGTAGCGACACAGTGCCTTCCCCCAAGGCGTGCCCACAGGAGGTACCTTCCCCCAAGGAGTGCCCGCAGGACCCAAAGCCGACGGAGGGCACCGCAGCTCCCTGCTCGCCACCCATGCCCATCATCAACAACGTCTTCAGCTTGGCGCCCTACAGGGACTACCTGGACAATCAGTGTGAGAAGGTGCCTGAGCTCCCTCTGCCCAAGGCTCAACCCCTAAGCACCACATGCTCCTTGGAGCCCTGTCCAGCTGCAGCCTCCGAAGCCTACAGTGAGCTGCCCAAGGAAGCAGAGAGCAAAGATGGACCAGAGGAGGAGAGCCAAGGACCCCTCCTCCTTCCGTGTGGGGAGCTCCGAGTGGAGCCGGGGACTGATCCTAGCAGCCAGTGCCCACCCAAGGAGGAAGTGGCACTGGATTTGAGCCTCAAGAAACCCACTGTGGAGCTCTCCAGTGGGACTCTAATCCAGGAGGGGCCCACTGAGCCTGCGCCGTCCTCGCTCGCGGCAGAAACGAACAAGACTATCCAGGAGGAACAGCACAGGcttcctgctcctcctccccTGGTACCTTCCATGGTCGAGACTATCCCAAGGACTAGCTTCCACAGTTCTGTGGCCTTCATGTTCCGCAAGTTCAAGATTCTCCCGCCAACACCCCTGCTCACCATTGCCCCTGCCCccgcccctgcccctgcccctgctccCACCCCTGCCGCTGCCCCCCCACTAGCTCCTGCCcctgcccccgcccccgccctagctcctgcccctgcccctgcccccccACTAGCTCCTGCCCCTGCCCCCGCCCCCACCCTAGTTCCTGCCcctgcccccgcccccgccctagctcctgcccctgcccccaccctagctcctgcccctgcccctgcccaaTCTGCCAGCCTTCAGCTTTTCACACAGCCCTTGCAGGTGGCCTGTTTCAATATGGCTCTGCCAGAACCAACTCCCCCCGCGCCACCTGTTGCATCTGAGCCAGCCCCTGCTGCAAGCAAGGCGAGCAGAGGCCGGGAGGCTGCTCCCCCTAAAGTGGGCAGCACTGAGCAACGTTTCACGGGCCTCCATATGTCTTTGTGTGATGCCATTTCCGGCTTCGTGGCCCATACCTCACCAGAACAGCTCCGGGAATGGCTAGAGGAGGCCGAGGAGAGCCCATCTCTGCCCCTGCCACCATCTTCCTCCCCAGCCAAGGGCCAGAGCAGGCCCCGCCGGGACACGTGGCTCAGCTGTGTAGGTGTGAAGGGGCTCTTGGCAGAGCTGCTGGCCCAGCTGGAGACGTTCCTTTTCACCCACAGGTGTCCCTTCCCCCACGTGGTGCGGGCGGGCGCCATCTTTGTCCCCATCTACCTGGTCAAAGAAAAGTTGTTCCCCCGTTTACCCGGGTCCTCCGTGGACCACGTGCTCCAGGAGCATCGCGTCGAGCTACGCCCCACCACGCTGTCAGAGGAGCGGGCGCTGCGGGACTGCGCCCTGGATGGCTGCACCTCCCGCATGCTTAAGCTCCTGGCCCTCCGGCAGCTTCCAGACATCTACCCAGACCTGCTGGGCCTACAGTGGCGAGACTGTATCCGGAGACAGCTTG GAGAATGTGAGAGGCAGAGCCCCCACGCTAAGGCGGAAGCTGCTCCCTCAGAAGCCTCCACGTTCCAAGACGTCGGCAGCCCATCAGCCCACGTGGAGCCGGGGGCCCCCAAGGCCAAAAAGAAGAGGGCGACCCCCGGACCCTGCTCGGAGGAGTATGGGCGGCTGAGGGCCACTCCGGAGACGGAGCCTGCGCCCGACGGAGCCTTAGCCGTGGAGGCTAGGGGAGAGGCAGAAGGCCAGGCCCCCCTCGGGCTGCCTGGCTCCCTGCTCCGTGCCCGCTTCCATCGCCTGCTACAGGCCGCTTGGCAGGATGGCCTCCCCCTGCCCACAGGCCGGCGAAGAGGCCTGGCACAGACCTAG
- the C1H15orf39 gene encoding uncharacterized protein C15orf39 homolog isoform X2 has translation MESLGLRQSGGGRQTVWWRQSGGDCLLKIVFQGASLETLAWISASTWFILLVCFVEWLVLSRPGSDAVMTGKRPPGPLDPVIYNKLAILEADAAHRPPAGLCKAGSLPGPGPEGHLGYKGTYFAYPVGGPEVGPDTLAGWNPHMASFGGVMAGPSLRADSMLMNCLLYQREAESVQPVEKSRDHAMRNLLLAQEKWTGHLDHRDPLLHATRGSPYLGMKGPGPPACAPLAAPKPVYRNPMCYVDPGYGPPSCLALGAPGAESGTKRPLDTDWTLAAPLLPQGNPHCSVASAASKTQHLEATFLPLPQTGPVGKESVGNVSSYQVALDKYRAIRSALFLDSKYPPPPPYGGHKKAAEGLPGSWAKLPQPPVPPYQERPPSHYPLALHEQPLLYPPGYPPPEKPNSSVLSMQSPNPYKGFGYGGSGLPGTYPRQQTPRGPCVPSSKLESCAYPTGPIQVSSPGLKAGTASSHESEPPATPKCQLDYFSQTPGYAFAPRDNLSLYGPALGAGGMSPTQDAARGKLGAPQHSAFQLVCQHAASGRPSLNPGPHGEAACPVSRPGKAEKPRQESEEKKWLYSFGKEETRPRPGLEDHPTTPIVIPDSPAPKTPPGTGCSDTVPSPKACPQEVPSPKECPQDPKPTEGTAAPCSPPMPIINNVFSLAPYRDYLDNQCEKVPELPLPKAQPLSTTCSLEPCPAAASEAYSELPKEAESKDGPEEESQGPLLLPCGELRVEPGTDPSSQCPPKEEVALDLSLKKPTVELSSGTLIQEGPTEPAPSSLAAETNKTIQEEQHRLPAPPPLVPSMVETIPRTSFHSSVAFMFRKFKILPPTPLLTIAPAPAPAPAPAPTPAAAPPLAPAPAPAPALAPAPAPAPPLAPAPAPAPTLVPAPAPAPALAPAPAPTLAPAPAPAQSASLQLFTQPLQVACFNMALPEPTPPAPPVASEPAPAASKASRGREAAPPKVGSTEQRFTGLHMSLCDAISGFVAHTSPEQLREWLEEAEESPSLPLPPSSSPAKGQSRPRRDTWLSCVGVKGLLAELLAQLETFLFTHRCPFPHVVRAGAIFVPIYLVKEKLFPRLPGSSVDHVLQEHRVELRPTTLSEERALRDCALDGCTSRMLKLLALRQLPDIYPDLLGLQWRDCIRRQLGSCPQPGGHTSKRM, from the exons AGTGGCTGGTCCTCAGCAGGCCGGGGTCCGACGCAGTGATGACAGGGAAGCGGCCGCCGGGGCCTCTGGACCCTGTGATATACAATAAGTTGGCCATCCTCGAGGCAGATGCTGCGCACAGGCCGCCCGCGGGGCTCTGCAAGGCGGGCTCCCTGCCTGGCCCGGGCCCCGAGGGCCACCTGGGTTACAAGGGAACGTATTTCGCCTACCCCGTGGGCGGCCCCGAGGTGGGCCCGGACACGCTGGCTGGCTGGAACCCCCACATGGCCTCCTTTGGGGGGGTGATGGCTGGGCCGTCCCTGAGGGCAGACAGCATGCTCATGAACTGTCTGTTGTACCAGCGGGAGGCGGAGAGTGTTCAGCCTGTGGAAAAGAGCCGGGACCACGCGATGAGGAACCTGCTCCTGGCCCAAGAGAAGTGGACGGGCCATCTGGACCACCGCGACCCACTTCTCCATGCCACCCGGGGTTCCCCGTACCTGGGCATGAAGGGGCCGGGGCCGCCAGCCTGTGCCCCCCTGGCAGCCCCCAAGCCTGTGTACCGGAACCCCATGTGTTATGTGGACCCGGGCTATGGGCCACCATCGTGTTTGGCACTCGGAGCTCCGGGGGCTGAAAGTGGGACCAAGCGGCCACTGGACACGGACTGGACGCTCGCTGCACCCTTATTGCCTCAGGGCAACCCCCACTGCTCCGTGGCCTCCGCGGCGAGCAAGACTCAACACCTGGAGGCTACCTTCCTGCCTTTGCCTCAAACTGGGCCAGTAGGCAAGGAGTCGGTGGGCAACGTTTCCTCCTACCAGGTCGCCTTGGACAAGTATCGTGCCATCCGGAGTGCCCTCTTCCTAGATTCCAAATACCCTCCGCCCCCGCCGTATGGAGGACACAAGAAGGCAGCTGAGGGGCTCCCAGGCTCCTGGGCAAAGCTTCCACAACCTCCAGTCCCCCCCTACCAGGAGCGGCCACCCTCCCACTACCCACTGGCACTGCATGAGCAGCCTCTGCTGTACCCACCGGGATATCCGCCCCCAGAGAAGCCTAACAGCTCTGTTCTTTCCATGCAGTCTCCTAACCCTTACAAGGGTTTCGGCTATGGGGGAAGTGGGCTCCCAGGCACCTACCCACGGCAGCAGACACCCCGCGGGCCCTGTGTCCCCTCTTCCAAGCTGGAAAGCTGTGCCTACCCCACAGGCCCCATTCAGGTGAGCTCCCCTGGCCTGAAAGCTGGGACAGCTTCCTCCCACGAGTCTGAGCCACCAGCTACCCCCAAATGCCAGCTAGACTACTTCTCTCAGACGCCAGGGTATGCCTTTGCTCCTCGGGACAACCTGTCCCTTTATGGTCCGGCCCTGGGGGCTGGAGGGATGTCGCCTACCCAGGATGCTGCCCGGGGCAAACTAGGAGCTCCTCAGCACAGTGCATTCCAGCTCGTGTGTCAGCACGCAGCAAGTGGGAGGCCAAGTCTGAACCCCGGACCCCACGGGGAGGCTGCTTGTCCTGTCTCCCGCCCTGGGAAAGCCGAGAAGCCCAGGCAAGAGTCTGAGGAGAAGAAGTGGTTGTATAGCTTTGGAAAAGAAGAAACCAGACCCAGGCCTGGGTTGGAAGACCATCCCACAACACCCATCGTCATCCCCGACAGTCCTGCCCCAAAGACTCCACCTGGCACTGGCTGTAGCGACACAGTGCCTTCCCCCAAGGCGTGCCCACAGGAGGTACCTTCCCCCAAGGAGTGCCCGCAGGACCCAAAGCCGACGGAGGGCACCGCAGCTCCCTGCTCGCCACCCATGCCCATCATCAACAACGTCTTCAGCTTGGCGCCCTACAGGGACTACCTGGACAATCAGTGTGAGAAGGTGCCTGAGCTCCCTCTGCCCAAGGCTCAACCCCTAAGCACCACATGCTCCTTGGAGCCCTGTCCAGCTGCAGCCTCCGAAGCCTACAGTGAGCTGCCCAAGGAAGCAGAGAGCAAAGATGGACCAGAGGAGGAGAGCCAAGGACCCCTCCTCCTTCCGTGTGGGGAGCTCCGAGTGGAGCCGGGGACTGATCCTAGCAGCCAGTGCCCACCCAAGGAGGAAGTGGCACTGGATTTGAGCCTCAAGAAACCCACTGTGGAGCTCTCCAGTGGGACTCTAATCCAGGAGGGGCCCACTGAGCCTGCGCCGTCCTCGCTCGCGGCAGAAACGAACAAGACTATCCAGGAGGAACAGCACAGGcttcctgctcctcctccccTGGTACCTTCCATGGTCGAGACTATCCCAAGGACTAGCTTCCACAGTTCTGTGGCCTTCATGTTCCGCAAGTTCAAGATTCTCCCGCCAACACCCCTGCTCACCATTGCCCCTGCCCccgcccctgcccctgcccctgctccCACCCCTGCCGCTGCCCCCCCACTAGCTCCTGCCcctgcccccgcccccgccctagctcctgcccctgcccctgcccccccACTAGCTCCTGCCCCTGCCCCCGCCCCCACCCTAGTTCCTGCCcctgcccccgcccccgccctagctcctgcccctgcccccaccctagctcctgcccctgcccctgcccaaTCTGCCAGCCTTCAGCTTTTCACACAGCCCTTGCAGGTGGCCTGTTTCAATATGGCTCTGCCAGAACCAACTCCCCCCGCGCCACCTGTTGCATCTGAGCCAGCCCCTGCTGCAAGCAAGGCGAGCAGAGGCCGGGAGGCTGCTCCCCCTAAAGTGGGCAGCACTGAGCAACGTTTCACGGGCCTCCATATGTCTTTGTGTGATGCCATTTCCGGCTTCGTGGCCCATACCTCACCAGAACAGCTCCGGGAATGGCTAGAGGAGGCCGAGGAGAGCCCATCTCTGCCCCTGCCACCATCTTCCTCCCCAGCCAAGGGCCAGAGCAGGCCCCGCCGGGACACGTGGCTCAGCTGTGTAGGTGTGAAGGGGCTCTTGGCAGAGCTGCTGGCCCAGCTGGAGACGTTCCTTTTCACCCACAGGTGTCCCTTCCCCCACGTGGTGCGGGCGGGCGCCATCTTTGTCCCCATCTACCTGGTCAAAGAAAAGTTGTTCCCCCGTTTACCCGGGTCCTCCGTGGACCACGTGCTCCAGGAGCATCGCGTCGAGCTACGCCCCACCACGCTGTCAGAGGAGCGGGCGCTGCGGGACTGCGCCCTGGATGGCTGCACCTCCCGCATGCTTAAGCTCCTGGCCCTCCGGCAGCTTCCAGACATCTACCCAGACCTGCTGGGCCTACAGTGGCGAGACTGTATCCGGAGACAGCTTG GTTCCTGCCCACAGCCTGGCGGCCATACCTCCAA GAGAATGTGA